DNA sequence from the Halobacterium sp. DL1 genome:
CGGCCCCGTGGCGTTCGCGCCGCTGCTGGTCGACGGCGAGCAGGGGAGCGCCGTCGAGCGCAACCGGACCGTCCGCGAGGACACCGAGCGCGCGGTTCGCGCGGCGGAGTCCCGGGGCGGCTGGGAGCACGACTGGATCGACTGGGAGAACCGCTAGTCCCGGACCACGAGGACAGCGGTGTTCTCCCGACGGTCTACGTACTCCGAGCCCGCGGGCGGCTTCAGCGATATCTGCAGGTCGCCCTCTGCCTGGTTGGGACCGAGCTCTGGCTCGATTTCGAGCGTCGCAGTGCCGGTGTCGTCGGTGGTCGCGGTCGCGACACCGTCCAGGTCGGCGGTACCTGCCTTCACGACAACAGTCGCACCGGAGACGGGGTTCCCTTCGGCGTCGACGGCGGTGACCGAGAGCGTCTGCTCGCCGGGCGTCACGACGTCTGGGCTGGGTTTCGCGTCGAGTTCGCTGACGGCCAGCGTGTTCACCCCAGAGACCATGCTGAGAAGCACGCTGAGCGTGGCGACGCCGACGACGAACGCGATGACGAGGCGGACGGGCAGTCCCTCGATGGCACGCTCGTCACCGACGAAGTGGTCGAGGTCGAGACGGTCGGCGAGCGGGTGGCCGAGTGACGCCGGGTCGAGCATGGGACGGGTTGGTCGCGCCCTCCGGGATAAACCCTCGTGCGAGCGTTCTTCAGTGGAGAGGGGAGCATCTCGAGCTATGGACGTACTCGGTGCACCCCCAGCGTACGAAACGGGTGGGAGAGGCCCCGCCCGTGGCCGACTCGGGCGGTACCTCGCAGCGGACGGTAGCCTCGGCGCTCCCGTCGGCGTGGACTTCGAACGCCCGCACGCCGGCGTCGTGGTCGGGAAGCGCGGCGCCGGGAAGTCGTACACGCTCGGCGTGCTCGCGGAGGGGCTGGCCGAAGCTGGTGGCGTGGCGCCCGTGGTCGTCGACCCGATGGGCGCCTTCGGCGGACTGAGCGCGGCCGGACTCGACGTGGTCGAGCCCCGGGTGCGGGCGGACGCGCTCCCGCCGCGGGCGTGGTGCTCGTTGCTCGACCTCGACCCCGCGAGCGCGCCGGGGACGCTGGTGTGGCGCGCGGCGGACGCGGCGAGGACACTCGAGGGGATGCGCTCGTGGGTGGCGGATTCGGACGCGGCGACCGCAGCGTGCCGGGCAGCGTCGAACCACCTCGCGCTCGCCGCTTCGTGGGACTGCTTCGCCCTGGACGCGCCGACCGCAGCGGACCTTCTGGACGGTGGCGCGGTGCTGGACTGCACCGACATCCAGGGCGCACCACTGGAGGCGGTCGTTCACGCCGTCGCAGACTCGCTCTACCGGGCGGCCGTCGCGGACCGCCTACCCTCGCTCCCCTGGCTTCTCGTGGACGAGGCACACGCGTGCGCGAGCGGAGTGGCGGCTGACGCGGTG
Encoded proteins:
- a CDS encoding ATPase; protein product: MDVLGAPPAYETGGRGPARGRLGRYLAADGSLGAPVGVDFERPHAGVVVGKRGAGKSYTLGVLAEGLAEAGGVAPVVVDPMGAFGGLSAAGLDVVEPRVRADALPPRAWCSLLDLDPASAPGTLVWRAADAARTLEGMRSWVADSDAATAACRAASNHLALAASWDCFALDAPTAADLLDGGAVLDCTDIQGAPLEAVVHAVADSLYRAAVADRLPSLPWLLVDEAHACASGVAADAVATLYTQGRAPGASVVLASQRPSALPEVAISQSDLVVAHRLTSQADVDALAAAQPRYLAGSIASRLPGGRGEALVVDDATESVCTVRVRERRTEHGGGSARASGGSA